One Phoenix dactylifera cultivar Barhee BC4 chromosome 8, palm_55x_up_171113_PBpolish2nd_filt_p, whole genome shotgun sequence genomic window carries:
- the LOC103708666 gene encoding E3 ubiquitin-protein ligase RING1-like, which translates to MSSSAALPPNQNNHAGGAGGGEGCAASSGGSAAAHQQPLTFWCHECDMSVTLLPSSSPAPPLCPQCRSDFLEEMELPPSPPPHRSNTLTLSLSDSDSDMPDLDLLTDSLDDPHRRRRVPAQAYLRRLIHHLAAGDDQPLPMPIPLRGPSPAPKSSIDALPTIQIFDPSVFCAVCKDEFPLQSDARQLPCSHFYHSDCIVPWLSLHNSCPVCRFRLPDDSSSAAADHRRPRMSVRFGSFFDDDDEDDGSGALALRTALQHIRRRHRLVLPERPSASAMVEASPTQMAQAETGSAGPATSGETVSSEWPVGGGLAGGRVDDEGDAVMSDIREDLFD; encoded by the coding sequence ATGTCGTCCTCCGCCGCCCTTCCGCCGAACCAAAACAACCACGCCGGTGGCGCCGGCGGTGGAGAGGGCTGCGCCGCCTCATCCGGCGGCAGCGCTGCGGCCCATCAACAACCTCTGACCTTCTGGTGCCACGAGTGCGACATGAGCGTGACCCTCCTCCCCTCGTCCTCCCCTGCCCCTCCCCTTTGCCCCCAGTGCCGCAGCGACTTCCTTGAGGAGATGGAACTCCCCCCTTCCCCTCCTCCCCACCGCTCCAATACCCTAACTCTTTCCCTCTCCGACTCCGACTCCGACATGCCCGACCTCGACCTCCTCACAGACTCACTCGACGACCCCCACCGCCGTCGCCGCGTCCCCGCCCAGGCCTACCTCCGCCGCCTCATTCACCACCTCGCCGCCGGCGACGACCAGCCCCTCCCCATGCCCATCCCCCTCCGGGGCCCCTCCCCTGCCCCCAAATCCTCCATCGACGCCCTCCCCACCATCCAGATCTTCGACCCCTCCGTCTTCTGCGCTGTCTGCAAGGACGAGTTCCCCCTTCAATCTGACGCCCGCCAGCTCCCCTGTTCTCACTTCTACCACTCCGACTGCATCGTCCCCTGGCTTTCCCTCCACAACTCCTGCCCTGTCTGCCGCTTCCGCCTTCCCGAcgactcctcctccgccgccgccgaccACCGCCGGCCCCGCATGTCGGTCCGGTTCGGGAGTTTCTTTGATGATGACGACGAGGATGATGGTAGCGGGGCCCTGGCTCTCCGGACCGCGCTCCAGCATATCAGGAGGAGGCACCGCCTGGTTCTGCCGGAGCGGCCCTCGGCGTCCGCGATGGTGGAGGCATCTCCCACCCAGATGGCGCAGGCTGAGACAGGGTCGGCCGGCCCGGCCACCAGCGGGGAGACGGTGTCCTCAGAGTGGCCCGTGGGAGGGGGGCTTGCGGGTGGAAGGGTGGATGATGAGGGGGATGCCGTGATGTCAGATATTAGGGAGGATTTGTTCGATTGA
- the LOC103708625 gene encoding activator of 90 kDa heat shock protein ATPase homolog — MAKFGEADKRWIVEDRTDGTNVHNWHWAERDCLEWSRSLLSSLLSNLTILDGEGGLAIRTKTLDRVDGEAYVNVRKGKVIPGYELSLSLSWEGEARDPAGGPPLLKVSGSLEVPYLADENADEDPEVKITIRDDDGPVGARIKDAFIAKGKSLVLEKIRAYVQAMAKGGPVKDELEVKKAPSAAGKAASPAPAAGGKAAPAVPASGNAAAAKAKKEKVKEGFKTITLTEKFNCRARDLYEILMDENRWKGFTQSNARISKEVGGQFSLFDGSITGMNEELQEGKLIVQKWRFGSWPEGIHSTVRLILDEPEPGVTIAKLTQTDVPEEDKYGNATVVENTERGWRELIFHKIRAIFGFGI; from the exons ATGGCGAAGTTCGGCGAGGCTGACAAGCGGTGGATCGTAGAGGACCGGACGGACGGCACCAACGTCCACAACTGGCACTGGGCGGAGCGGGACTGCCTCGAATGGTCGCGCTCccttctctcctccctcctctccaatCTCACCATCCTCGACGGAGAGGGCGGCCTTGCCATCCGTACCAAGACCCTGGACCGCGTCGACGGCGAAGCCTACGTCAACGTCCGCAAGGGCAAGGTCATCCCCGGCTATGAgctttccctctccctctcctgggAGGGCGAGGCCCGCGACCCCGCCGGCGGCCCTCCGCTCCTTAAGGTCTCCGGCTCCCTCGAGGTCCCCTACCTCGCCGACGAGAACGCTGACGAGGACCCCGAGGTCAAGATTACCATCCGCGACGACGACGGCCCTGTCGGCGCGCGGATCAAGGACGCCTTTATCGCCAAGGGCAAGTCGCTGGTGCTCGAGAAGATCCGCGCTTACGTTCAGGCCATGGCGAAGGGCGGGCCGGTCAAGGACGAGCTCGAGGTGAAGAAGGCGCCGTCGGCCGCCGGGAAGGCCGCGTCTCCGGCGCCGGCGGCGGGAGGAAAGGCTGCGCCGGCGGTCCCTGCGTCAGGGAATGCAGCGGCGGCGAAGGcgaagaaggagaaggtgaAAGAGGGCTTCAAGACGATAACTTTGACAGAGAAGTTCAATTGCAGGGCGAGGGATCTGTATGAGATCTTGATGGACGAGAACCGGTGGAAGGGGTTCACTCAGAGCAATGCGAGGATCAGCAAGGAGGTTGGAGGTCAGTTCAGTCTCTTCGATGGGTCGATCACCGGAATGAATGAGGAATTGCAGGAAGGAAAGCTTATTGTTCAGAAGTGGAGATTTGGGAGCTGGCCCGAAGGGATCCATTCAACG GTGCGGCTGATACTTGATGAGCCGGAGCCAGGAGTCACAATCGCAAAACTGACGCAGACTGACGTGCCAGAGGAAGATAa GTACGGTAATGCTACAGTGGTGGAGAACACGGAGAGGGGATGGAGAGAGCTCATCTTTCACAAGATACGAGCAATCTTTGGTTTTGGAATCTGA